The following coding sequences are from one Geodermatophilus normandii window:
- a CDS encoding TIGR03936 family radical SAM-associated protein, translating to MARQPEGPPPPPTVQRLRLRYAKRGPLRFASHRDLARALERALRRARVPMAYSAGFTPHPKISYVGAAPTGAASEAEYLEIGLAQRCDPEAVRTALDDSLPPGIDVLECVEAAEGGGSLADRIDATRWRIEFPGIEPAELGSAVAALLAAGEVTVAKRTKNGLRDVDARAPIASASAGGAAGCAILHVVVRQVTPAVRPDDVVAALAAVADLRPPSPPRAVREAQGRLDDSGTVADPLGPDRAARARCQGEHAAV from the coding sequence GTGGCGCGCCAGCCCGAGGGGCCGCCCCCGCCGCCCACCGTGCAGCGGCTGCGGCTGCGCTACGCCAAGCGCGGGCCGCTGCGCTTCGCCTCCCACCGCGACCTCGCCCGGGCGCTGGAGCGGGCGCTGCGCCGCGCGCGGGTGCCGATGGCCTACTCCGCGGGCTTCACGCCGCACCCCAAGATCAGCTACGTCGGCGCGGCGCCGACCGGGGCGGCCAGCGAGGCCGAGTACCTGGAGATCGGCCTGGCGCAGCGGTGCGACCCCGAGGCGGTGCGGACCGCGCTCGACGACTCGCTGCCCCCGGGCATCGACGTCCTGGAGTGCGTCGAGGCCGCCGAGGGCGGCGGCTCACTGGCCGACCGCATCGACGCCACCCGCTGGCGCATCGAGTTCCCCGGCATCGAGCCGGCGGAGCTCGGGTCGGCCGTGGCCGCCCTCCTCGCCGCCGGGGAGGTCACGGTGGCCAAGCGCACCAAGAACGGGCTCCGCGACGTGGATGCGCGCGCTCCGATCGCGTCCGCGTCCGCGGGCGGGGCGGCAGGATGTGCCATACTGCACGTGGTCGTCCGGCAGGTGACGCCCGCTGTTCGACCCGACGACGTGGTGGCCGCTCTCGCTGCCGTCGCCGACCTGCGCCCGCCGTCGCCCCCACGGGCCGTGCGTGAGGCGCAGGGCCGGCTCGACGACAGCGGGACCGTGGCCGATCCGCTCGGTCCCGACCGTGCGGCGCGCGCCCGCTGCCAGGGGGAGCACGCCGCCGTCTGA
- the rpmA gene encoding 50S ribosomal protein L27, which produces MAHKKGASSSRNGRDSNAQRLGVKRFGGQVVKAGEIIVRQRGTHFHPGLGVGRGGDDTLFALEAGAVTFGTRRGRKTVSITTVDA; this is translated from the coding sequence ATGGCACACAAGAAGGGCGCCTCGTCCTCCCGCAACGGCCGCGACTCGAACGCCCAGCGCCTCGGCGTGAAGCGCTTCGGCGGCCAGGTCGTCAAGGCCGGCGAGATCATCGTGCGCCAGCGCGGCACCCACTTCCACCCGGGCCTGGGCGTCGGCCGCGGCGGCGACGACACGCTGTTCGCCCTCGAGGCCGGTGCGGTCACCTTCGGCACCCGGCGTGGTCGCAAGACCGTCTCGATCACCACGGTCGACGCCTGA
- a CDS encoding putative bifunctional diguanylate cyclase/phosphodiesterase, whose translation MPPEQWAAHHTVVVRTLLVLLVAVPVYALARGHDLASTALHTVPVALLALAAWTPSLGRDTRAAAAALGLMTTAAMAVQLSDGATEAHFLFFALLPLAALYAARAPFLLAVAFVAVHHLLVGTLLPHHVFAHGPDPLPMALLHAAFVLLESWACLVAWRHFDDRREHVEALVAARTAELSAQRDELARLAAVVQSTDDAVVTATPDGRMTSWNPGAERLYGWAADEVVGRHASLLSAGQDLPADLTTLGPGTMERRQRRRDGGAFDALVTLSVIRGDDGTPTGVAAITRDITGRKRDEAEARATARQLEQQAGELARMALHDPLTGLANRALMQDRLEHALADRRARRHAVLLLDLDDFKTVNDTAGHEAGDAVLLAVARRLESSVRPADTVARLGGDEFVVLMEDVEGRRDVVPVAERLLGALRRPVEWGGERFTVGGSVGVTFTDATDGRGMDDLLRDADLAMYVAKAGGKDRVRVFERGMREEVAAQDELVRDLRAAVGTGELRVLYQPQVDLRSGAVTGVEALARWQSATRGLVEPAGFIPVAEATGVIDEIDDWVIAQACAQLRAWDDAGLPPLRVAVNVSPRRLTTGDLAVGIAAATRDAGVDPGRLEIEVPEAVAAGPDAAAGIRAVRALGVHVAIDDFGTGASSLSRLQDLPLDRLKIDPSSVALLAAGAAAGSVADAVIALGNSLGLQVVAEGVEQPAQLAALRSLGCDAAQGHLFGSPVPAATVERLVRAGRPLLGAA comes from the coding sequence ATGCCGCCCGAGCAGTGGGCCGCCCACCACACCGTCGTCGTCCGGACGCTGCTGGTGCTGCTGGTGGCGGTGCCGGTCTACGCGCTGGCCCGCGGGCACGACCTCGCCTCCACGGCGCTGCACACCGTGCCCGTCGCCCTCCTGGCCCTCGCCGCGTGGACGCCGTCGCTGGGCCGCGACACCCGCGCCGCGGCCGCCGCGCTCGGGCTGATGACGACGGCCGCGATGGCCGTGCAGCTGTCCGACGGCGCCACCGAGGCGCACTTCCTGTTCTTCGCGCTGCTGCCACTGGCGGCCCTCTACGCCGCGCGCGCCCCGTTCCTGCTCGCCGTCGCCTTCGTCGCCGTCCACCACCTGCTCGTCGGCACCCTGCTGCCGCACCACGTCTTCGCGCACGGGCCCGACCCCCTGCCGATGGCGCTGCTGCACGCCGCGTTCGTGCTGCTCGAGAGCTGGGCCTGCCTGGTCGCCTGGCGGCACTTCGACGACCGGCGCGAGCACGTGGAGGCGCTGGTCGCCGCCCGCACCGCCGAGCTCTCCGCCCAGCGCGACGAGCTGGCCCGGCTGGCCGCCGTCGTGCAGTCCACCGACGACGCCGTGGTCACCGCGACGCCGGACGGGCGGATGACCTCGTGGAACCCCGGTGCCGAGCGGCTCTACGGCTGGGCCGCGGACGAGGTCGTCGGCCGGCACGCGTCCCTGCTCTCGGCCGGCCAGGACCTGCCCGCGGACCTCACCACGCTGGGTCCCGGCACGATGGAGCGGCGCCAGCGGCGGCGCGACGGCGGCGCGTTCGACGCGCTGGTGACGCTGTCGGTCATCCGCGGCGACGACGGCACGCCCACCGGCGTCGCCGCCATCACCCGGGACATCACCGGCCGCAAGCGCGACGAGGCCGAGGCCCGCGCGACCGCCCGCCAGCTCGAGCAGCAGGCCGGCGAGCTGGCCCGGATGGCGCTGCACGACCCGCTCACCGGGCTGGCCAACCGGGCGCTCATGCAGGACCGGCTCGAGCACGCCCTCGCCGACCGCCGGGCGCGCCGGCACGCGGTGCTGCTGCTCGACCTCGACGACTTCAAGACGGTCAACGACACCGCCGGCCACGAGGCGGGCGACGCCGTTCTCCTGGCCGTCGCCCGGCGGCTGGAGTCCTCCGTGCGGCCGGCCGACACCGTCGCCCGGCTCGGCGGCGACGAGTTCGTGGTGCTCATGGAGGACGTCGAGGGGCGGCGCGACGTCGTCCCCGTGGCCGAGCGGCTGCTCGGTGCGCTGCGGCGGCCGGTCGAGTGGGGCGGCGAGCGGTTCACCGTGGGCGGCAGCGTCGGCGTCACGTTCACCGACGCGACCGACGGCCGCGGCATGGACGACCTGCTGCGCGACGCCGACCTCGCGATGTACGTGGCCAAGGCCGGCGGCAAGGACCGGGTGCGGGTGTTCGAGCGCGGGATGCGCGAGGAGGTCGCCGCGCAGGACGAGCTCGTGCGCGACCTGCGCGCCGCCGTCGGCACCGGCGAGCTGCGGGTGCTCTACCAGCCGCAGGTCGACCTGCGCAGTGGCGCGGTCACCGGCGTCGAGGCCCTGGCGCGCTGGCAGTCGGCCACCCGCGGCCTGGTCGAGCCCGCCGGCTTCATCCCGGTCGCGGAGGCCACCGGTGTGATCGACGAGATCGACGACTGGGTGATCGCCCAGGCCTGCGCCCAGCTCCGCGCCTGGGACGACGCCGGCCTGCCGCCGCTGCGCGTGGCGGTCAACGTGTCGCCGCGCCGGCTGACCACCGGTGACCTGGCGGTGGGCATCGCCGCGGCCACCCGGGACGCCGGCGTGGACCCCGGCCGGCTGGAGATCGAGGTGCCCGAGGCCGTGGCCGCCGGCCCCGACGCCGCGGCCGGCATCCGCGCGGTGCGGGCGCTGGGCGTCCACGTGGCCATCGACGACTTCGGCACCGGCGCGTCGTCGCTGTCACGGCTGCAGGACCTGCCGCTGGACCGGCTGAAGATCGACCCGTCGTCCGTGGCGCTGCTCGCGGCCGGCGCCGCGGCGGGCTCGGTGGCCGACGCCGTCATCGCGCTGGGCAACAGCCTGGGCCTGCAGGTGGTGGCCGAGGGGGTCGAGCAGCCCGCGCAGCTGGCCGCCCTGCGGTCACTGGGCTGCGACGCCGCCCAGGGCCACCTGTTCGGCTCCCCCGTGCCCGCCGCGACCGTCGAGCGGCTGGTGCGCGCCGGCCGCCCCCTCCTCGGCGCGGCGTGA
- a CDS encoding TIGR03960 family B12-binding radical SAM protein encodes MSGESLYPRLEPLLAQVQKPIQYVGGELNAQVKAWDDVAVHWALMYPDAYEVGLPNQGLMILYEVLNERPDALAERTYAVWPDLAALMRAHGVGQFTVDAHRPVRDFDVLGVSFATELGYTNLLEALDLAGIPLHAADRDETHPVVVAGGHAAFNPEPIADFVDCAVLGDGEQAVGDVTDVVAAWKEQGRPGGREELLARLARVDGVYVPRFYAVSYGPDGAIAAVTRTRADVPMRVGKRTVMDLDEWPYPKTPLVPLAESVHERMSVEIFRGCTRGCRFCQAGMITRPVRERTITGIGSMVDQGLRATGYEEVGLLSLSSADHSEIGQVAKELADRYEGTNTGLSLPSTRVDAFNVTLANELSRNGRRSGLTFAPEGGSERIRRVINKTVSKEDLVATVTTAYANGWQQVKLYFMCGLPTETDEDVLEIAELAVEVIRAGREASGRKDIRCTVSIGGFVPKPHTPFQWAAQASAETIDHRLRVLRQAINADRRIGRSIGLRYHDGKPGVIEGLLSRGDRRVGRVIERVWREGGRFDGWSEHFSFERWTAAAAEELAPFGVDLDWFTTRERTQDEVLPWDHLDSGLDKEWLWDDWQDALSEEEVADCRWTPCYDCGVCPTNGTEIQIGPTGRSLLPLTVVGR; translated from the coding sequence ATGAGCGGAGAGAGCCTGTACCCCCGTCTCGAGCCCCTGCTGGCCCAGGTGCAGAAGCCGATCCAGTACGTCGGCGGCGAGCTGAACGCCCAGGTCAAGGCCTGGGACGACGTCGCCGTGCACTGGGCGCTGATGTACCCCGACGCCTACGAGGTGGGGCTGCCCAACCAGGGCCTCATGATCCTCTACGAGGTGCTCAACGAACGGCCCGACGCCCTGGCCGAGCGCACCTACGCGGTGTGGCCCGACCTCGCCGCCCTCATGCGCGCGCACGGCGTCGGCCAGTTCACCGTCGACGCCCACCGGCCGGTGCGCGACTTCGACGTCCTCGGCGTCAGCTTCGCCACCGAGCTCGGCTACACCAACCTGCTCGAGGCGCTCGACCTCGCCGGGATCCCGCTGCACGCCGCCGACCGCGACGAGACGCACCCCGTCGTCGTCGCCGGCGGGCACGCGGCGTTCAACCCCGAGCCGATCGCCGACTTCGTCGACTGCGCCGTCCTCGGCGACGGCGAGCAGGCCGTCGGCGACGTCACCGACGTCGTCGCGGCGTGGAAGGAGCAGGGCCGGCCCGGCGGGCGCGAGGAGCTGCTGGCCCGGCTGGCCCGGGTCGACGGCGTCTACGTGCCGCGCTTCTACGCCGTCTCCTACGGCCCCGACGGCGCGATCGCCGCGGTGACCCGCACCCGCGCCGACGTCCCGATGCGGGTCGGCAAGCGCACGGTCATGGACCTCGACGAGTGGCCCTACCCGAAGACGCCGCTGGTCCCGCTCGCCGAGAGCGTGCACGAGCGGATGAGCGTGGAGATCTTCCGCGGCTGCACCCGGGGCTGCCGCTTCTGCCAGGCCGGGATGATCACCCGCCCGGTGCGCGAGCGGACGATCACCGGCATCGGGTCGATGGTCGACCAGGGCCTGCGCGCGACCGGGTACGAGGAGGTCGGGCTGCTGTCGCTGTCGAGCGCCGACCACTCCGAGATCGGCCAGGTGGCCAAGGAGCTGGCCGACCGCTACGAGGGCACCAACACCGGCCTGTCGCTGCCGTCGACCCGCGTGGACGCCTTCAACGTGACGCTGGCCAACGAGCTGTCCCGCAACGGCCGCCGGTCGGGGCTCACCTTCGCCCCCGAGGGCGGCAGCGAGCGGATCCGCCGGGTGATCAACAAGACCGTGTCCAAGGAGGACCTGGTCGCCACCGTCACCACCGCCTACGCCAACGGCTGGCAGCAGGTGAAGCTCTACTTCATGTGCGGGCTCCCGACGGAGACCGACGAGGACGTCCTGGAGATCGCCGAGCTCGCCGTCGAGGTCATCCGCGCCGGCCGGGAGGCCAGCGGGCGCAAGGACATCCGCTGCACCGTCTCCATCGGCGGGTTCGTGCCCAAGCCGCACACGCCGTTCCAGTGGGCCGCCCAGGCCAGCGCCGAGACCATCGACCACCGGTTGAGGGTCCTGCGCCAGGCGATCAACGCCGACCGGCGGATCGGCCGCTCCATCGGCCTGCGCTACCACGACGGCAAGCCCGGCGTGATCGAGGGACTGCTCTCCCGGGGCGACCGCCGGGTGGGCCGGGTCATCGAGCGGGTGTGGCGCGAGGGCGGCCGGTTCGACGGCTGGAGCGAGCACTTCTCCTTCGAGAGGTGGACCGCCGCGGCCGCCGAGGAGCTCGCCCCGTTCGGTGTCGACCTCGACTGGTTCACCACCCGCGAGCGCACCCAGGACGAGGTCCTGCCCTGGGACCACCTGGACTCCGGGCTGGACAAGGAGTGGCTCTGGGACGACTGGCAGGACGCGCTGTCGGAGGAGGAGGTCGCCGACTGCCGGTGGACGCCCTGCTACGACTGCGGCGTCTGCCCGACGAACGGCACGGAGATCCAGATCGGTCCCACGGGGCGCAGCCTGCTGCCGCTGACCGTCGTGGGTCGCTGA
- a CDS encoding ABC transporter permease — translation MTGVPTATRPVSLLLRVVPLYPVSARRAGQLVYRNLLVARRSWLVFVSGFAEPFFYLFSIGVGIGALVGDVVTDTGTALTYQEFVAPALLASAAMNGAVYDAVFNLFFKLRYAKLYDAVLATPVSAADAAVGETVWALLRGAVYSTAFLLVMLAMGLVGSWWALLALPAAVLIGFAFAAVGLAASTFLRGWQDFEFVQVAILPLFLFSTTFYPLSTYPRPLQLLVECTPLYHGIELVRGLVTGDVRWALLGSAAYLAVMGLAGLALGARRLQRLLLA, via the coding sequence GTGACCGGCGTCCCGACGGCGACCCGCCCCGTCTCGCTGCTGCTGCGCGTGGTGCCGCTGTACCCGGTGTCGGCGCGGCGGGCCGGGCAGCTGGTGTACCGGAACCTGCTGGTGGCCCGGCGCAGCTGGCTGGTCTTCGTGTCCGGGTTCGCCGAGCCGTTCTTCTACCTGTTCTCCATCGGCGTCGGCATCGGCGCGCTGGTCGGCGACGTGGTCACCGACACCGGCACGGCCCTGACCTACCAGGAGTTCGTGGCCCCGGCGCTGCTGGCCTCGGCCGCGATGAACGGCGCGGTCTACGACGCGGTCTTCAACCTGTTCTTCAAGCTGCGCTACGCCAAGCTCTACGACGCCGTCCTGGCCACGCCGGTCTCGGCCGCCGACGCCGCGGTGGGGGAGACGGTGTGGGCGCTATTGCGTGGAGCCGTCTACTCCACGGCGTTCCTGCTCGTCATGCTGGCGATGGGCCTGGTCGGCTCGTGGTGGGCGCTGCTGGCACTGCCGGCGGCGGTGCTCATCGGGTTCGCCTTCGCCGCCGTCGGGCTGGCCGCGAGCACCTTCCTGCGCGGCTGGCAGGACTTCGAGTTCGTCCAGGTCGCGATCCTGCCGCTGTTCCTGTTCTCCACGACCTTCTACCCGCTGTCGACCTACCCGCGGCCGCTGCAGCTCCTCGTCGAGTGCACGCCGCTCTACCACGGCATCGAGCTGGTCCGCGGGCTGGTGACCGGCGACGTGCGGTGGGCGCTGCTCGGCTCGGCCGCCTACCTGGCGGTCATGGGGCTGGCCGGGCTCGCGCTGGGCGCCCGCCGCCTGCAGCGCCTGCTGCTCGCGTAG
- the rplU gene encoding 50S ribosomal protein L21: MGDRFTVNRLAGEAGDTVTLPALLLVDGETVTSDAQALAGVTVTGEIVGHGKGPKIRIHKFKNKTGYHKRQGHRQPLTDVVVRDITKG; this comes from the coding sequence GTGGGCGACCGGTTCACGGTCAACCGTCTCGCGGGTGAGGCGGGCGACACCGTCACCCTCCCGGCCCTGCTCCTGGTGGACGGCGAGACCGTCACCAGCGACGCGCAGGCGCTGGCCGGGGTGACCGTGACCGGCGAGATCGTCGGCCACGGCAAGGGCCCGAAGATCCGCATCCACAAGTTCAAGAACAAGACGGGTTACCACAAGCGTCAGGGCCACCGTCAGCCGCTGACCGACGTGGTCGTCCGCGACATCACGAAGGGCTGA
- a CDS encoding ABC transporter permease — MALPGPAATSFFVQRLTAHRHFWRSSAIGSVLEPVLFLAAMGLTLGGLVDRGPGVPGGVGYLAFLAPGLLVAAAMQTATGESSYPVLGALKWDRLYEAVLATPARPADVLAGHLLYVAFRVTTSAAAFLVVLVLFGAAASPLVVLALPVALLTGLAFAAPVSAMAARLEEDAAFAALQRFLIVPMFLFSGTFFPVTQLPVVLEWTAYATPLWHGVALARDLALGTAEAGSALLHVGYLALWTAAGTWLAARTLQRRLVR, encoded by the coding sequence GTGGCCCTGCCCGGCCCGGCGGCGACGTCGTTCTTCGTCCAGCGGCTGACCGCCCACCGGCACTTCTGGCGCAGCAGCGCCATCGGCAGCGTCCTGGAGCCGGTGCTCTTCCTCGCCGCGATGGGCCTGACCCTGGGCGGCCTCGTCGACCGCGGGCCCGGCGTCCCCGGTGGCGTCGGCTACCTGGCCTTCCTGGCGCCCGGGCTCCTGGTGGCCGCCGCCATGCAGACGGCGACCGGCGAGTCGAGCTACCCGGTGCTCGGGGCGCTGAAGTGGGACCGGCTCTACGAGGCGGTGCTCGCCACCCCGGCCCGCCCGGCCGACGTGCTGGCCGGCCACCTGCTCTACGTCGCCTTCCGGGTGACGACGTCGGCCGCGGCCTTCCTCGTCGTCCTGGTGCTCTTCGGCGCGGCGGCGAGCCCGCTGGTGGTGCTCGCGCTGCCGGTCGCGCTGCTCACCGGGCTGGCCTTCGCCGCCCCGGTCTCCGCCATGGCCGCCCGGCTGGAGGAGGACGCCGCGTTCGCCGCGCTGCAGCGGTTCCTCATCGTGCCGATGTTCCTGTTCAGCGGGACGTTCTTCCCGGTCACCCAGCTGCCGGTGGTGCTCGAGTGGACCGCCTACGCCACGCCGCTGTGGCACGGCGTCGCGCTGGCCCGCGACCTCGCGCTGGGGACTGCGGAGGCGGGCTCCGCGCTGCTGCACGTCGGGTACCTGGCGCTGTGGACCGCCGCCGGGACGTGGCTGGCCGCCCGGACGCTGCAGCGGCGGCTGGTCCGGTGA
- a CDS encoding ribonuclease E/G, which translates to MADQDSDSTSDTSPVALPTGDAPVEEVLSGEAATGETPEEEPAETAAAGPGAEVPAEPEEEPEDEPVPSPFGAQFSSPEPTAVIARPRRRATRPAGAADPGAVEPLPPVTAPTIPAFVSFVAPEAEVAPAPRRRSRRPQAESPDVEDVRDVVVPVEDDEDTPAPRSRRGRSRRRGGSADRDADGPAADEQSVVDPDEDTADEDTGDEDAADDAERDETDRDETDREDGDGSGSRRRRRGRRGRGRGRNGDESADAEDDAERPSGDGAAEDRTADDEDDEDADTGEDAEGEDGAEGGSSTRRRRRRRRRGGEAAAESGTEDDDDRPERAGRNGRSTSDDDVRGVAGSTRLEAKRQRRREGRDTGRRRAPILTEAEFLARREAVERRMVIRQRGERTQIAVLEDGVLVEHYVTQAQATSFAGNVYLGRVQNVLPSMEAAFVDIGKGRNAVLYAGEVNWEAAGLSGKQRSIEQALKSGDKVLVQVTKDPIGHKGARLTQQVNLPGRFLVYVPGGSMTGISRKLPDTERQRLKDVLKKIVPEDAGVIIRTAAEGASEEELTRDVARLQAQWEVISQKAESSSNAPVLLYGEPDLAIRVIRDVFNEDFTELVVQGDDAWDTVEAYVAHVSPELSGRLTRHTGEGDVFRDLRVDEQLAKALDRKVWLPSGGSLVIDRTEAMTVVDVNTGKFTGSGGNLEQTVTRNNMEAAEEIVRQLRLRDIGGIIVIDFIDMVLESNRDLVLRRLTECLGRDRTKHQVAEVTSLGLVQMTRKRVGQGLLEVFSEPCEHCRGRGVLVHTDPVDDRRRGGNGSGGGSHGAGGQGSGNGGRRDQNGRKDADRSDRRDAERTEAEAVTPQTAAPDAGPESAPAGEAEGQRPGGSRRNRGRRNRGQSGEERAAEDAAVLAAASAVPDDTAPEDAAAGPAGAADDAAEVEVAVQFGSEVPGAEVTEPEETPAEGTQPEVTEPEETPAEEPAEEADPALLVTDVPALLETPSAEPPAPTLAAMAEHDSGSEPEVPAGAGPDDPAPASDPQAPESRAPESRAPESQAPEPPVAESQPPSADDGTGTAVGGARPRRRRAASRPAGPRPPDTRAAGTAFDPVPAARVRWSGCTAPDRTPVPRRRCGPSSTRRPRRGARRTLRGTDSSDRGVSGVRSREGRWPAAQGGRGRPVHGQPSRG; encoded by the coding sequence GTGGCCGACCAGGACAGCGACAGCACCAGCGACACCAGCCCGGTCGCCCTCCCGACCGGCGACGCGCCGGTCGAGGAGGTGCTGAGCGGCGAGGCGGCGACGGGGGAGACCCCCGAGGAGGAGCCCGCGGAGACGGCCGCGGCCGGACCGGGGGCCGAGGTCCCGGCCGAGCCGGAGGAGGAGCCCGAGGACGAGCCGGTCCCCTCGCCCTTCGGCGCCCAGTTCAGCTCCCCGGAACCGACGGCGGTCATCGCCCGGCCCCGCCGCCGGGCCACCCGCCCCGCCGGCGCCGCCGACCCCGGCGCCGTCGAGCCGCTCCCGCCGGTCACCGCCCCGACGATCCCGGCCTTCGTCAGCTTCGTGGCCCCCGAGGCCGAGGTGGCGCCCGCTCCGCGCCGGCGCAGCCGCCGGCCGCAGGCGGAGTCGCCCGACGTGGAGGACGTCCGGGACGTCGTCGTCCCGGTCGAGGACGACGAGGACACGCCCGCGCCGCGCTCGCGCCGCGGCCGGTCCCGCCGCCGCGGCGGGTCCGCCGACCGGGATGCCGACGGGCCGGCGGCCGACGAGCAGAGCGTCGTCGACCCCGACGAGGACACCGCCGACGAGGACACCGGCGACGAGGACGCGGCCGACGACGCCGAGCGCGACGAGACCGACCGCGACGAGACCGACCGTGAGGACGGCGACGGCAGCGGCAGCCGCCGTCGCCGCCGCGGGCGCCGCGGCCGGGGCCGGGGCCGCAACGGCGACGAGTCCGCCGACGCCGAGGACGACGCCGAGCGCCCCTCGGGCGACGGCGCCGCCGAGGACCGGACCGCCGACGACGAGGACGACGAGGACGCCGACACCGGCGAGGACGCCGAGGGCGAGGACGGCGCCGAGGGCGGGTCGAGCACCCGCCGGCGCCGCCGTCGCCGTCGCCGGGGCGGGGAGGCCGCCGCCGAGTCCGGCACCGAGGACGACGACGACCGCCCGGAGCGCGCCGGCCGCAACGGCCGCAGCACCAGCGACGACGACGTCCGCGGCGTCGCCGGCTCCACCCGGCTGGAGGCCAAGCGCCAGCGCCGCCGCGAGGGCCGCGACACCGGCCGCCGCCGGGCGCCGATCCTCACCGAGGCCGAGTTCCTCGCCCGCCGCGAGGCGGTCGAGCGCCGCATGGTGATCCGCCAGCGCGGCGAGCGCACCCAGATCGCCGTCCTCGAGGACGGCGTGCTCGTCGAGCACTACGTCACCCAGGCGCAGGCGACGTCCTTCGCCGGCAACGTCTACCTCGGCCGGGTGCAGAACGTGCTGCCCAGCATGGAGGCGGCCTTCGTCGACATCGGCAAGGGGCGCAACGCCGTCCTGTACGCCGGCGAGGTCAACTGGGAGGCCGCGGGCCTCTCGGGCAAGCAGCGCTCGATCGAGCAGGCGCTCAAGTCCGGCGACAAGGTCCTGGTGCAGGTCACCAAGGACCCGATCGGCCACAAGGGCGCGCGGCTCACCCAGCAGGTCAACCTGCCCGGCCGGTTCCTGGTCTACGTGCCCGGCGGCTCGATGACCGGCATCAGCCGCAAGCTGCCCGACACCGAGCGGCAGCGCCTCAAGGACGTCCTGAAGAAGATCGTCCCCGAGGACGCCGGCGTCATCATCCGCACCGCCGCGGAGGGCGCCTCGGAGGAGGAGCTCACCCGCGACGTCGCCCGGCTGCAGGCGCAGTGGGAGGTCATCTCGCAGAAGGCGGAGTCCTCCAGCAACGCCCCCGTGCTGCTCTACGGCGAGCCCGACCTCGCCATCCGCGTCATCCGCGACGTATTCAACGAGGACTTCACCGAGCTCGTCGTCCAGGGCGACGACGCGTGGGACACGGTCGAGGCCTACGTCGCGCACGTCTCCCCGGAGCTGTCCGGGCGGCTGACCCGGCACACCGGCGAGGGCGACGTCTTCCGCGACCTGCGCGTGGACGAGCAGCTGGCCAAGGCCCTCGACCGCAAGGTGTGGCTGCCCTCGGGCGGCTCGCTGGTCATCGACCGCACCGAGGCGATGACCGTCGTCGACGTCAACACCGGCAAGTTCACCGGCTCGGGCGGCAACCTCGAGCAGACCGTCACGCGCAACAACATGGAGGCGGCGGAGGAGATCGTCCGCCAGCTCCGGCTGCGCGACATCGGCGGCATCATCGTCATCGACTTCATCGACATGGTGCTCGAGAGCAACCGCGACCTGGTGCTGCGGCGGCTCACCGAGTGCCTGGGCCGCGACCGCACCAAGCACCAGGTGGCCGAGGTGACCTCGCTGGGCCTGGTGCAGATGACCCGCAAGCGCGTGGGGCAGGGGCTGCTGGAGGTCTTCTCCGAGCCGTGCGAGCACTGCCGCGGCCGGGGCGTCCTCGTGCACACCGACCCGGTCGACGACCGCCGCCGCGGCGGGAACGGCTCCGGGGGCGGCAGTCACGGTGCGGGCGGGCAGGGCTCCGGCAACGGCGGCCGGCGCGACCAGAACGGCCGCAAGGACGCCGACCGGTCCGACCGCCGCGACGCCGAGCGCACCGAGGCCGAGGCCGTGACGCCGCAGACCGCGGCCCCCGACGCCGGTCCCGAGTCGGCTCCGGCCGGCGAGGCCGAGGGCCAGCGCCCCGGCGGCAGCCGGCGCAACCGCGGCCGGCGCAACCGCGGCCAGTCCGGTGAGGAGCGCGCGGCCGAGGACGCCGCGGTGCTCGCCGCCGCCTCCGCGGTCCCCGACGACACGGCACCCGAGGACGCCGCCGCCGGCCCGGCCGGTGCGGCCGACGACGCCGCCGAGGTCGAGGTCGCGGTGCAGTTCGGATCCGAGGTCCCGGGCGCCGAGGTGACCGAGCCGGAGGAGACCCCGGCGGAGGGGACGCAGCCGGAGGTGACCGAGCCGGAGGAGACCCCGGCGGAGGAGCCGGCCGAGGAGGCCGACCCCGCCCTGCTGGTCACCGACGTCCCGGCTCTCCTGGAGACCCCGTCCGCCGAGCCGCCCGCGCCTACCCTGGCTGCCATGGCCGAGCATGACTCCGGATCCGAGCCCGAGGTGCCCGCGGGCGCCGGTCCCGACGACCCGGCGCCGGCCTCGGACCCCCAGGCGCCGGAGTCCCGGGCGCCGGAGTCCCGGGCGCCGGAGTCCCAGGCGCCGGAGCCCCCGGTCGCGGAGTCCCAGCCGCCGTCCGCCGACGACGGCACCGGGACCGCGGTCGGCGGGGCACGCCCGCGCCGCCGCCGCGCCGCCAGCCGCCCGGCCGGCCCCCGGCCTCCTGACACCCGGGCGGCCGGGACCGCGTTCGACCCCGTCCCGGCCGCTCGGGTACGCTGGTCGGGTTGCACCGCCCCGGACCGGACCCCGGTCCCGCGGAGGCGGTGCGGCCCGTCCAGCACGCGGCGCCCGCGCCGGGGTGCGCGCAGGACGCTTCGCGGGACAGACAGCAGCGATCGAGGAGTCAGTGGTGTACGCAGTCGTGAAGGCCGGTGGCCGGCAGCACAAGGTGGCCGTGGGCGACCGGTTCACGGTCAACCGTCTCGCGGGTGA